Proteins encoded together in one Lathyrus oleraceus cultivar Zhongwan6 chromosome 5, CAAS_Psat_ZW6_1.0, whole genome shotgun sequence window:
- the LOC127083252 gene encoding protein RGF1 INDUCIBLE TRANSCRIPTION FACTOR 1-like, protein MDMMCVPWLEKLLSITTFFTVCDVHSSKVKNECNMFCIDCIDNPYCGSCITSHHNDHRVIQIRRSSYNEAIKTTDIYKLLDILGIQTYMVNSCAVVFINKREYGQLKRNKIGYMSHSLCKICKRSLIDPTYFCSLACKFESIKKDGGFFISAKDREEMKRLLEKSIKETPQNEKSNKSREQYLKRKLEEAGIDEEHDKEEEEKELEEENKKEVEEEDHNKESVVPINPPSASKRKPNSRRKGIPHRAPFF, encoded by the exons ATG GATATGATGTGTGTTCCCTGGTTGGAAAAATTGCTATCAATCACTACATTTTTCACAGTATGTGATGTCCACTCAAGCAAGGTGAAAAATGAGTGTAACATGTTTTGCATCGATTGCATTGACAATCCATATTGTGGATCTTGCATAACATCTCATCACAATGATCACCGTGTAATCCAA ATAAGAAGATCATCTTATAATGAAGCAATTAAGACCACTGATATTTATAAACTTCTGGACATCCTTGGAATTCAAACCTACATGGTTAATAGTTGTGCAGTCGTATTCATAAACAAGAGAGAATATGGTCAACTGAAGAGGAACAAAATTGGTTACATGAGTCACTCTCTTTGCAAGATATGCAAAAGAAGTCTCATAGATCCTACTTACTTTTGCTCATTGGCGTGTAAG tttgaatcgATAAAAAAGGACGGTGGCTTTTTCATAAGCGCAAAAGATAGGGAGGAAATGAAAAGATTATTAGAGAAATCAATCAAGGAAACCCCACAAAATGAAAAGTCAAACAAATCAAGGGAACAATATCTGAAACGAAAATTAGAAGAAGCAGGAATTGACGAAGAACATGATAAAGAGGAGGAAGAGAAAGAATTAGAGGAAGAAAATAAAAAAGAGGTTGAAGAAGAAGATCACAACAAAGAAAGTGTGGTTCCGATCAATCCTCCATCGGCTTCAAAACGCAAGCCAAATTCAAGAAGAAAGGGAATACCTCACAGGGCACCCTTTTTTTAA